A genomic segment from Microbacterium sp. SORGH_AS_0428 encodes:
- a CDS encoding reverse transcriptase domain-containing protein, whose product MKSPHLYRKNAPAGLDRAVVERAIQLSQAQEAAGVAPVLTLNHLAVQADVSLGLLERVAARASDPYHLHEIRKRDRVSKRMIAAPTAELRQVQRWLLDNVFGRIPVSAHAFAYVAGRSAPQCARQHVGASWLLKLDVKDFFHEFDEAQVFALLRSVEYTPLVSLEISRIVTRHVSTPQTWLPKKYASVSHRRPVPDTDLMSVLFSPDGETPEYLAHPQGIRLGYLPQGSPSSGAISNLLSRHLDADLSALAVSREMTYTRYADDITLSSSEPFNRDRAEKILHEATAILDRNLLTPNRRKTKIVTPGRPLVVLGVRVDGDRSRLPRRVRDRIEFHLRGIERFGFAAHSRHAGFDDVLGFGNFLYGLIRYAYDVQPSVAESYFARADASFPAAAKDL is encoded by the coding sequence GTGAAGTCTCCTCACCTCTATCGAAAGAACGCTCCTGCAGGCCTTGACCGCGCAGTGGTCGAGCGGGCCATCCAACTCAGCCAGGCGCAGGAAGCGGCTGGCGTCGCTCCCGTGCTTACTCTGAACCATCTGGCTGTTCAGGCGGATGTGTCATTGGGCCTTCTCGAACGCGTCGCTGCCCGCGCTTCTGATCCGTATCACTTGCACGAGATCCGCAAGAGAGATCGAGTGTCAAAACGCATGATCGCTGCGCCAACAGCAGAGCTTCGCCAAGTTCAACGTTGGTTGCTCGACAACGTCTTCGGACGCATTCCGGTGAGCGCGCACGCGTTCGCGTACGTCGCTGGCCGCTCCGCTCCCCAATGTGCTCGGCAGCACGTGGGAGCGAGCTGGCTTCTCAAGCTCGACGTGAAGGACTTTTTCCACGAGTTCGACGAAGCACAGGTCTTCGCGCTCCTGCGATCCGTGGAGTACACGCCGCTGGTGAGTCTGGAGATCTCGAGGATCGTAACGCGCCACGTATCGACACCTCAGACCTGGCTACCCAAGAAGTACGCATCAGTTAGTCATCGTCGCCCTGTCCCCGACACAGACCTGATGTCTGTCTTGTTCAGCCCGGATGGCGAGACCCCTGAGTATCTCGCTCATCCGCAGGGAATCCGCCTTGGGTACCTTCCCCAAGGCTCTCCGTCCAGCGGGGCGATATCTAACCTTCTGTCGCGACACCTCGACGCCGATTTGTCGGCGCTCGCCGTGTCGCGAGAAATGACATACACGCGCTATGCGGACGACATCACGCTCTCATCGAGCGAACCGTTCAACCGCGACCGCGCGGAGAAGATCCTTCACGAGGCGACGGCCATTCTCGACCGCAATCTGCTCACGCCTAACCGAAGAAAAACCAAAATCGTGACGCCCGGCCGTCCGTTGGTAGTACTCGGGGTTCGAGTCGACGGCGATCGGAGCCGCCTTCCGCGGCGAGTGCGCGATCGAATTGAGTTTCACCTGCGAGGGATCGAGCGCTTTGGGTTTGCCGCCCATAGCCGACACGCGGGCTTCGACGATGTCCTCGGGTTCGGGAATTTCCTCTATGGCCTGATCCGGTACGCCTACGACGTGCAACCGTCCGTCGCCGAGTCCTACTTTGCGCGCGCAGACGCCAGCTTCCCGGCGGCCGCGAAGGACCTCTAG
- a CDS encoding GNAT family N-acetyltransferase — translation MDLRIRKAVDIDLVPVAELRWSSIVDEKNAVPATERDAFVEAFVEWARTAPHECYVAEIAGSIRGAAWVVLTERVPSPRALARVTADLQGVYVDPDCRGQGIGQRLIAHVVDEATARGAERVVVHSSDGAVPLYERVGFTSSRTLLHL, via the coding sequence ATGGACCTGCGCATCCGCAAGGCCGTCGACATCGACCTCGTTCCGGTCGCTGAGCTGCGGTGGTCGTCGATCGTCGACGAGAAGAACGCGGTGCCGGCGACGGAGCGCGACGCCTTCGTCGAGGCTTTCGTCGAGTGGGCGCGCACCGCGCCGCACGAGTGCTACGTCGCCGAGATCGCGGGCAGCATCCGAGGCGCGGCATGGGTGGTGCTCACCGAGAGGGTGCCGAGCCCTCGGGCTCTGGCGCGCGTCACGGCCGACCTGCAGGGCGTCTACGTCGATCCGGACTGTCGCGGACAGGGGATCGGTCAGCGCTTGATCGCCCATGTCGTGGATGAGGCGACCGCTCGCGGAGCGGAGCGGGTCGTCGTGCACAGCTCGGACGGCGCGGTGCCGCTGTACGAACGCGTGGGCTTCACCTCCTCCCGCACGCTGCTGCACCTCTGA
- a CDS encoding helix-turn-helix domain-containing protein: MAQLVAAYRAGATVEQVAQQFGLHDTTVSARLAEVGVVLRTEVLSSEREQMLELFGEGLSMNEVGRRVGRDPKTVRATLVAAGITPPRRSGS, from the coding sequence GTGGCGCAGCTCGTGGCTGCATATCGAGCCGGGGCAACGGTCGAGCAAGTCGCCCAGCAGTTTGGTCTTCACGACACGACGGTTTCCGCTCGCCTTGCCGAGGTGGGTGTCGTGCTTCGCACTGAAGTGCTCTCGAGCGAGCGGGAGCAGATGCTGGAACTCTTCGGCGAGGGACTCTCGATGAACGAAGTGGGCCGGCGCGTGGGACGAGATCCGAAGACCGTGCGGGCCACACTCGTGGCTGCAGGGATCACTCCCCCACGTCGCAGTGGCAGCTGA
- a CDS encoding GNAT family N-acetyltransferase, which produces MDYSLSVPSATEFKALYDETGWGDWTLERFEQALSGSWIVCTVRDDVGRLVGMGRLISDGALHAFVTEMIVTEHARGAGIGGQILARLVDEARRRGVDDVQLFAARGRVEFYERHGFERRPENGPGMDVASLR; this is translated from the coding sequence ATGGACTACTCCCTCTCCGTCCCCTCCGCGACTGAGTTCAAAGCGCTCTATGACGAGACTGGTTGGGGAGACTGGACCCTGGAGCGGTTCGAGCAAGCCCTGTCCGGGAGCTGGATCGTCTGCACTGTCCGGGACGACGTGGGCCGCTTGGTCGGGATGGGCAGGCTCATCAGCGACGGGGCGCTCCACGCCTTCGTGACCGAGATGATCGTCACGGAACACGCTCGGGGCGCGGGTATCGGAGGGCAGATCCTCGCGCGTCTGGTAGATGAGGCACGTCGCCGTGGTGTCGACGACGTCCAGCTCTTTGCGGCCCGGGGACGAGTCGAGTTCTACGAACGCCACGGCTTCGAGCGCCGCCCCGAGAATGGTCCCGGCATGGACGTGGCCAGCCTTCGGTAA
- a CDS encoding VOC family protein, whose product MADLAEARAEWGWLLRELGFERERVWPEGESWAAGGAYLTLTTSPNLSAVAHDRRAPGVNHLAFRAGVPDRVDAIMAQAEQHGWRPLYQDRYPHAGGPDHYAGWLQNSAGFKAEVVADES is encoded by the coding sequence ATCGCGGATCTTGCGGAGGCTCGGGCCGAGTGGGGCTGGCTGCTTCGCGAGCTCGGCTTCGAGCGCGAGCGCGTGTGGCCCGAGGGGGAGTCGTGGGCCGCTGGTGGCGCGTATCTGACGCTCACGACCTCACCGAATCTGTCCGCGGTTGCGCACGATCGGAGGGCGCCAGGCGTGAACCACCTTGCATTCAGAGCGGGCGTGCCCGACCGGGTTGACGCGATCATGGCTCAGGCGGAGCAGCACGGGTGGCGGCCGTTGTATCAGGACCGGTATCCGCACGCGGGAGGCCCGGATCACTATGCCGGCTGGCTGCAGAACTCTGCCGGCTTCAAAGCGGAGGTCGTCGCCGACGAGTCGTGA
- a CDS encoding metalloregulator ArsR/SmtB family transcription factor produces the protein MDAAADLFKILGSSSRLLLLHLLASEPCGVGALVERSEMSQPLVSQHLRTLRQSGIVTVVRTGREALYHLADHHIAHVIDDAVTHVLEEKTLDKGEIDEHD, from the coding sequence TTGGATGCCGCAGCGGATCTCTTCAAGATCCTCGGGTCATCCTCACGCCTGCTTCTTCTGCACTTACTAGCATCCGAACCCTGCGGGGTCGGCGCGCTCGTCGAGCGAAGCGAGATGTCCCAGCCCCTTGTGTCACAGCATCTTCGGACGCTGCGACAGTCGGGCATCGTGACGGTCGTACGGACGGGACGCGAGGCTCTGTACCACCTCGCGGACCACCACATCGCGCACGTCATCGACGACGCAGTCACCCACGTTCTCGAAGAGAAGACCCTGGACAAAGGAGAGATTGATGAGCACGACTGA
- a CDS encoding site-specific DNA-methyltransferase yields the protein MTSPPYYWQRDYNVDGQIGMEASIDGFVDNIVASMGALKDALKPSGTLFLNLGDTYYNAKGRPHGEDPKHKSRRMDRLRAVDGPGLGLPRKSLIGIPWRVALAMQQAGWTLRSDIIWMRNTSIPEPTAKDRPWRKFEHVFMFTKSPRYYFDREGLDGEEDVWLIEPERNSLARGTHYAPYPRELVRRCIAIGCPEGGTVLDPFVGGGTTMSVALEMNRSAIGIELNPTFCAYIAGALENDQASGVA from the coding sequence GTGACAAGCCCGCCCTACTACTGGCAGCGCGACTACAACGTGGATGGCCAGATCGGCATGGAAGCGAGCATCGACGGCTTCGTCGACAACATCGTGGCGTCGATGGGAGCGCTGAAGGACGCCCTCAAACCCAGTGGAACCCTCTTCCTAAACCTGGGCGACACCTACTACAACGCCAAGGGGCGGCCACATGGCGAAGACCCGAAGCACAAGAGCCGCCGCATGGACAGGCTCAGGGCGGTCGATGGTCCCGGCCTCGGCCTTCCGCGCAAGTCACTGATTGGCATTCCCTGGCGTGTTGCGCTCGCAATGCAGCAGGCAGGTTGGACATTGCGCAGCGACATCATCTGGATGCGGAACACGAGCATTCCCGAGCCCACCGCGAAGGATCGCCCGTGGCGAAAGTTTGAGCACGTCTTCATGTTCACGAAGTCCCCGCGCTACTACTTCGACCGCGAGGGTCTCGACGGAGAAGAGGACGTCTGGCTGATTGAGCCAGAACGTAACTCGCTCGCGCGGGGCACTCACTACGCACCGTACCCACGTGAGCTCGTCCGGCGATGCATCGCAATCGGCTGCCCTGAAGGCGGCACAGTGCTCGACCCATTCGTCGGTGGTGGCACAACGATGTCGGTCGCGCTGGAGATGAACAGAAGTGCGATCGGGATCGAGCTGAACCCGACGTTCTGTGCATACATCGCAGGCGCCTTGGAGAACGATCAGGCAAGCGGCGTCGCCTAG
- a CDS encoding AAA family ATPase — translation MPYPSPETLAAAAVDLADCHALTIVTIPALLAASKPNGSVLVAGPRLPVIPNFGSRQEKPVLESFRLRDGNKPYLAVWQEPPVFINSDYPGSTLQRQRTQDELGRELFEIEWNPEHTKRLGTALRPSAGAALERRGIKPVSRMSLALWLGRHEDLENPEAFLDWFDAEFPLDGTDLEDFYVRDVPDYLIPRQPMDGALWTDEPSSEDILERVRPQSDDEVLLEVPSTVPQKAVQAEIESGHLDKPEDLRWTREFSGYPLRDADVARLTRTVLDRLAASRMVLPDAEALVRRCVTALLVGHLVLQGPPGTGKTTLARILADAFGVRLLESTATSEWSPFHVVGGLRPAADGSLQPSYGKVADAALKCAVQVRAEVNVEAEGSDALPRIQGTWLLIDEFNRADIDKAIGSLYTVLSSSDPEHLLRSPIDLWFEGEGRQQLWVPARFRIIAAMNDFDTSFVNPISQGLTRRFQFITINAPGYEGDPSALSPETANALDAAYAWLSATYGGVIDVQPLEVIRTSIEAELGTLQRLILGLRTSSDLAAGWPVGTAQVADVLRIVLLQLAGGLPAAQALDWGIADRLVPQMGQIDDAQLDRARELFEQANLTASRAALQHLVEPHGA, via the coding sequence GTGCCTTACCCTTCGCCTGAGACGCTCGCCGCCGCCGCAGTTGATCTTGCAGATTGTCATGCTCTGACGATCGTCACGATTCCGGCGTTGCTGGCGGCTAGCAAGCCGAATGGCAGCGTGTTAGTTGCGGGCCCGCGCCTGCCAGTGATCCCCAACTTTGGTAGTCGCCAGGAGAAGCCAGTGCTGGAATCTTTCCGGCTGCGTGACGGCAACAAGCCCTATCTCGCGGTGTGGCAGGAGCCGCCAGTGTTCATCAACTCGGACTATCCGGGATCGACGTTGCAGCGCCAGCGCACACAGGACGAACTCGGGCGCGAGCTGTTCGAGATCGAGTGGAATCCAGAACATACGAAGCGGCTTGGAACTGCGCTTCGACCGTCCGCGGGGGCGGCGCTTGAGCGACGTGGCATCAAACCTGTCTCGCGCATGAGTCTGGCACTCTGGCTGGGGCGGCATGAGGATCTCGAGAATCCAGAGGCCTTCCTCGATTGGTTCGATGCCGAGTTCCCACTCGACGGCACCGACCTCGAGGATTTCTATGTCCGTGACGTCCCGGACTATCTGATACCCCGCCAGCCAATGGACGGTGCATTGTGGACAGATGAGCCTTCGAGCGAGGACATCTTGGAGCGCGTGCGTCCGCAATCTGACGACGAGGTGCTGCTCGAGGTGCCGTCGACCGTCCCGCAGAAGGCGGTCCAGGCTGAAATCGAATCCGGCCACCTAGACAAGCCGGAAGACCTGCGGTGGACTCGCGAGTTCTCGGGGTATCCGCTGCGTGACGCTGACGTCGCGCGGCTGACGCGGACAGTGCTCGACAGGCTGGCGGCATCCCGGATGGTTCTGCCGGACGCCGAGGCGTTGGTGCGTCGCTGTGTCACCGCGCTTCTGGTCGGGCACCTCGTGCTCCAGGGCCCGCCCGGCACCGGCAAAACCACGCTGGCGCGTATCCTCGCGGACGCTTTCGGCGTCCGCTTGCTCGAGTCGACAGCCACAAGTGAGTGGTCACCGTTCCACGTCGTCGGTGGGCTACGCCCCGCTGCCGATGGCAGCCTCCAACCCTCATACGGCAAGGTCGCGGACGCCGCGCTCAAGTGCGCCGTTCAAGTGCGCGCTGAGGTCAACGTCGAAGCGGAGGGCAGCGACGCACTTCCGCGAATTCAGGGCACCTGGCTCCTCATCGACGAGTTCAACCGCGCCGACATCGATAAGGCCATCGGATCGCTATACACGGTGTTGTCTTCGAGCGACCCGGAGCATCTGCTCCGAAGTCCGATCGATCTGTGGTTCGAAGGGGAGGGCCGTCAGCAGCTCTGGGTGCCTGCGCGATTCCGAATCATCGCAGCAATGAACGACTTCGACACGAGCTTCGTCAATCCGATCTCGCAGGGGCTGACCCGTCGATTCCAGTTCATCACCATCAACGCACCCGGATACGAAGGTGACCCGTCTGCCCTAAGCCCCGAAACTGCAAATGCGCTAGACGCGGCCTATGCCTGGCTCTCCGCGACCTACGGTGGAGTCATCGATGTGCAGCCGCTCGAAGTCATTCGGACATCCATCGAGGCAGAACTGGGGACCCTGCAGAGACTCATCCTCGGCCTGCGCACATCGTCGGATCTGGCAGCGGGTTGGCCGGTCGGCACTGCCCAGGTCGCGGACGTGCTTCGCATCGTTCTGCTGCAGCTTGCCGGGGGCCTGCCGGCCGCGCAGGCCCTGGACTGGGGCATCGCGGATCGCCTAGTACCGCAGATG
- a CDS encoding pyridoxamine 5'-phosphate oxidase family protein, which produces MPEAPLPEAAFTFLRQPNPAVMATVTSKGKPVSVPTWYLIEDDGRIMLCMNSDRARLKHLRSNGYVSLTVLDPTNWGTHLSVQGHVVSIEPDEGFVNIDRLSQHFHGKEYPAKDSPLVTVHLEIDRWLGWAGGRASQF; this is translated from the coding sequence ATGCCTGAAGCTCCACTCCCCGAAGCCGCTTTCACTTTCCTCCGCCAGCCGAATCCTGCAGTGATGGCGACGGTCACGTCGAAGGGCAAACCAGTATCGGTGCCCACTTGGTACCTGATCGAGGACGACGGCCGCATCATGCTATGCATGAACTCCGACCGTGCACGGCTGAAGCATCTGCGGAGCAACGGGTACGTTTCCTTGACTGTGCTGGATCCAACGAACTGGGGCACTCATCTGTCCGTTCAAGGGCATGTGGTGTCAATCGAGCCCGACGAAGGATTCGTCAACATCGATCGGCTTTCGCAGCACTTCCATGGCAAGGAGTACCCCGCGAAGGACAGCCCGCTCGTGACTGTCCACCTGGAGATTGACCGCTGGTTGGGTTGGGCCGGGGGACGCGCATCCCAGTTCTGA
- a CDS encoding sigma-70 family RNA polymerase sigma factor: MEILPGSGARERSTFLFHGRHRAPPFTTTVDSFSTAGTKEVRSIGHDRHVQRYSAERSRDYEAFVRAHGDAVLRFLRRRADPQTADDVFSETMLVVWRRFDEVPEDALPWLYVTARNCLRNAERSARRQQRVVARIITLDPPSETAPDATADPRENCLRAALARLSKTDAEVLRLWAWEELGPQEIAIIIGASVNAATIRLHRAKKKLRQQMEAVCPPVLAAPLEGGAR, from the coding sequence ATGGAGATCCTTCCGGGCTCGGGTGCCCGTGAACGCAGCACCTTTTTGTTTCATGGCCGGCACCGAGCCCCTCCTTTCACCACAACTGTGGATTCCTTCTCGACCGCTGGGACGAAAGAAGTGCGGTCCATCGGACATGATCGTCATGTGCAGCGTTACTCCGCCGAACGGTCTCGGGACTACGAGGCCTTCGTCCGCGCGCACGGCGACGCCGTCTTGCGATTTCTTCGCCGCCGCGCCGACCCGCAGACCGCGGACGACGTCTTCTCCGAAACGATGCTCGTGGTGTGGCGCCGGTTCGATGAGGTACCCGAAGACGCACTGCCCTGGCTCTACGTCACCGCACGCAACTGCTTGCGGAACGCAGAGCGTTCTGCGCGACGGCAGCAGCGCGTTGTCGCCCGGATCATCACGCTGGATCCGCCCTCGGAAACAGCCCCCGACGCCACCGCCGACCCCCGCGAGAACTGCCTCCGCGCTGCTCTCGCCCGCCTCTCGAAGACAGACGCTGAAGTACTCCGGCTGTGGGCGTGGGAAGAGCTCGGCCCCCAAGAAATCGCGATCATCATCGGGGCGTCGGTGAACGCCGCCACCATTCGTCTGCACCGCGCGAAGAAGAAGCTCCGGCAGCAGATGGAGGCGGTCTGCCCGCCCGTTCTCGCTGCGCCCCTGGAGGGAGGAGCACGATGA
- a CDS encoding HAMP domain-containing sensor histidine kinase: MKSSIVDRVRGNLTPQYVFAGTMLALTAVVAAATPHYVTPGGAGVAVVGVIVVTAAAIACRLTQALKATSQWWVFFPLADLALWGYARMDLLPSLPVAGITVFFPLMWIAFAFPLWWFVPVAVVFVFMGLLPQLAGRAGDVGAAQAHWQVGAFCVLALVVCAFCATAAAWTRRKEAALAESRARINTLFGENVAGRAILQAIADATSDAIMLIDRDDVATLSNAGADRLMQLAGVRGWTRSSAPAIRFTDGRPFPVDRSFLDALHAGIYADGVPLNVGEPSEQLTLQFSARDIFTLEGERIGALIIAHDVTALTSAITARDEFLNTVGHELRTPLTVMLGYADLLADALEEQAPDLFAAVMTIVKAGERQLAVIDQIMSANRTHIPRHSRRVDVLSVLRSVASRYPTARIIPARVTGGELRIHADPDDLDKAVTAIVANAVIYGPPASPVEIAVRRDDGHVVIEVSDRGATMTEQERDQAFDLFFRASYALKHAIPGVGLGLTFARKLIEANGGTVRLDGRADGNGTMATIIFPEHAPSL; this comes from the coding sequence ATGAAATCCAGCATTGTCGACCGAGTGCGAGGAAACCTCACCCCGCAATACGTCTTCGCCGGCACGATGCTCGCGCTAACTGCCGTCGTCGCCGCTGCCACGCCCCACTATGTGACGCCTGGCGGGGCGGGTGTCGCTGTCGTCGGGGTCATCGTCGTAACAGCGGCGGCTATCGCCTGTCGACTCACCCAGGCGCTGAAGGCGACCAGTCAGTGGTGGGTCTTCTTCCCTCTGGCGGATCTGGCGCTCTGGGGATACGCGCGCATGGACCTACTTCCCTCCCTACCTGTTGCGGGCATCACGGTCTTCTTCCCGCTCATGTGGATCGCCTTCGCCTTCCCGCTTTGGTGGTTCGTGCCCGTTGCCGTCGTGTTTGTCTTCATGGGACTGCTCCCTCAGCTCGCCGGACGCGCCGGCGATGTGGGTGCCGCCCAGGCTCACTGGCAGGTCGGGGCGTTCTGTGTCCTGGCGCTCGTGGTATGCGCTTTTTGTGCGACCGCGGCGGCGTGGACACGACGGAAGGAAGCCGCCCTCGCCGAATCGCGGGCGCGCATCAACACGCTCTTCGGAGAAAACGTAGCCGGTCGTGCAATCCTTCAGGCAATCGCCGATGCGACCTCCGATGCGATCATGCTCATCGACCGTGACGACGTCGCCACCCTCAGCAATGCCGGCGCCGACCGACTGATGCAGCTTGCCGGCGTCCGAGGCTGGACGCGGAGTTCCGCGCCTGCGATACGGTTCACCGACGGGCGCCCCTTCCCCGTCGATCGGAGCTTCCTCGATGCCCTTCATGCCGGGATCTACGCGGACGGAGTCCCGCTCAACGTTGGTGAACCATCCGAACAGCTGACCCTTCAGTTCTCGGCGCGAGACATCTTCACGCTCGAGGGGGAACGGATCGGAGCCCTGATCATCGCCCATGATGTGACCGCGCTGACCAGCGCAATCACTGCACGCGACGAGTTCCTCAACACCGTCGGACACGAGTTGAGGACCCCGCTGACGGTCATGCTCGGATATGCCGACCTGCTCGCCGACGCCCTGGAGGAGCAGGCCCCGGATCTGTTCGCCGCAGTCATGACCATCGTGAAGGCTGGCGAGCGCCAGCTGGCCGTCATCGACCAGATCATGAGCGCGAACCGCACCCACATCCCTCGTCACTCTCGTCGCGTCGACGTGCTGTCGGTACTGCGGTCGGTCGCCAGTCGATATCCGACGGCGCGCATCATCCCCGCGCGCGTCACTGGTGGAGAGCTTCGCATCCATGCCGATCCAGACGATCTCGACAAGGCAGTGACTGCCATCGTTGCCAACGCCGTCATCTATGGGCCGCCCGCTTCCCCTGTCGAGATTGCGGTCCGGCGAGACGACGGACATGTCGTGATCGAGGTCAGCGATCGGGGTGCCACGATGACAGAACAGGAACGCGATCAAGCGTTCGATCTGTTCTTCCGGGCCTCCTACGCGCTGAAGCACGCCATTCCGGGCGTGGGGCTCGGACTCACCTTCGCACGCAAGCTCATTGAAGCCAACGGAGGGACGGTCCGACTCGACGGGCGCGCGGATGGCAACGGCACCATGGCGACGATCATCTTCCCGGAGCACGCCCCGTCCCTCTGA
- a CDS encoding helix-turn-helix domain-containing protein, with translation MTADEAAQLVAAYQAGATVEQVGRQFGLHDTTVSARLAAAGVVLRTEVLSSERKQMVALFEEGLSMNEVGRRVGRDPKTVRATLVAAGLTPPRRGGAG, from the coding sequence GTGACGGCCGACGAGGCGGCACAACTCGTGGCCGCCTATCAAGCCGGGGCAACGGTCGAGCAGGTCGGTCGCCAGTTTGGTCTTCATGACACGACCGTCTCTGCTCGTCTAGCTGCAGCAGGTGTCGTGCTCCGCACTGAAGTGCTCTCGAGCGAGCGGAAGCAGATGGTCGCGCTGTTCGAGGAGGGACTCTCGATGAACGAAGTCGGCCGACGTGTGGGACGAGATCCGAAGACCGTGCGGGCCACCCTCGTTGCCGCAGGGCTCACTCCCCCACGCCGCGGTGGCGCGGGTTAG
- a CDS encoding nuclear transport factor 2 family protein, with product MLPLSHSNLVEAYLDALSLADVDAVLNLFATDGVVSSPLYGQRSARDFYPILFADTAASALTLRQTLVSTSTPTATATATATATATIAFWFDFNWTLADGTPAPFSVVDVAELDPDGRIRHLHIIYDTHPIRSVWERQQRASTAPTL from the coding sequence ATGCTCCCTTTGTCTCACTCGAACCTCGTCGAGGCGTACCTAGACGCGCTCTCCTTAGCTGACGTGGACGCGGTGCTCAACTTGTTCGCGACGGATGGCGTCGTGAGTTCCCCGCTATATGGCCAGCGGTCGGCGCGAGATTTTTACCCGATTTTATTCGCTGACACAGCTGCGTCCGCGCTAACGCTTCGCCAAACGCTGGTCAGTACATCGACACCGACAGCGACAGCGACAGCGACAGCGACAGCGACAGCGACCATCGCGTTCTGGTTTGACTTCAATTGGACGCTCGCGGACGGCACCCCTGCCCCGTTCTCCGTCGTCGATGTTGCTGAGCTCGACCCTGATGGGCGGATCCGGCACCTGCACATCATCTACGACACGCATCCGATCCGGTCCGTCTGGGAGCGACAGCAGCGGGCAAGCACAGCGCCGACCCTCTGA
- a CDS encoding helix-turn-helix transcriptional regulator, which produces MLSDRLKKLPKLSGLRVRTLPLLTPRETELAWQLRDQLTLDQIARDRFVSRNTVKTHVRSLYIKLGVSSRQEAVQLLERGGFYERRSPRPT; this is translated from the coding sequence GTGCTGTCAGATCGCTTGAAGAAGCTTCCCAAGTTGTCGGGTTTACGCGTTCGAACTCTGCCGCTACTCACGCCGCGCGAGACGGAGCTGGCATGGCAACTGAGAGATCAACTGACGCTCGATCAGATCGCTCGCGACCGTTTCGTATCTAGGAACACAGTTAAGACGCACGTGCGATCGCTCTACATCAAGCTCGGAGTGTCCTCACGTCAAGAAGCGGTTCAACTCCTTGAGCGAGGTGGCTTCTATGAGCGTCGATCACCTCGTCCGACCTAA
- a CDS encoding SDR family oxidoreductase: MGCAVGRAIAMRLIDEGYVILVHYNRDANGAAQLSTQLKASGGVHRSIHADLSQPSGLASLTKEVRRFLDRHPASALKAIVNNAGVMVRPSWESITIEDYDRFLAVNTRAPFFLIRELAQSMPRGGSIVNISSASTHISSPANITYATSKAALESMTKNFAAALAIHGIRVNAVVPGYTNNGHAAFSDPSSLKYMASAAPLGDVGSPADVAHAVSFLVSDLAARTTGSLLDVSDGTTLSPRTSQIGSLSELAPGSSARATSQSP, encoded by the coding sequence GTGGGCTGCGCAGTCGGGCGAGCGATCGCCATGCGCCTCATCGATGAAGGCTACGTGATCTTGGTCCACTACAACCGCGACGCGAACGGGGCAGCCCAACTGAGTACGCAGCTGAAGGCGAGTGGTGGGGTTCACCGCTCGATCCACGCCGACCTGAGCCAGCCAAGCGGATTGGCCTCATTGACAAAAGAGGTGCGTCGGTTCCTAGACCGCCACCCCGCATCCGCGCTCAAAGCCATTGTAAATAACGCGGGCGTAATGGTGCGTCCGAGCTGGGAATCAATCACAATCGAGGATTACGACCGTTTCCTGGCTGTGAACACGCGCGCGCCCTTCTTCCTCATTCGGGAGCTGGCGCAGTCGATGCCGCGCGGGGGAAGCATCGTCAACATCTCATCCGCGTCCACTCACATTTCGAGTCCCGCGAACATTACTTACGCCACGAGTAAGGCAGCCCTCGAATCGATGACGAAGAATTTCGCTGCAGCACTCGCCATTCACGGCATTCGCGTGAACGCAGTCGTTCCAGGCTATACAAACAACGGCCACGCGGCATTCAGCGATCCAAGTAGCCTGAAATACATGGCCTCCGCCGCCCCACTCGGTGACGTTGGTTCGCCGGCCGACGTCGCGCACGCTGTGAGCTTTCTCGTTTCGGACCTCGCTGCGCGCACCACGGGTAGCCTGCTCGATGTCAGCGACGGTACAACGCTCAGTCCCAGAACCTCGCAGATCGGAAGCCTGTCGGAATTGGCCCCAGGATCTAGTGCGAGAGCAACCTCTCAGTCACCGTAG